A single genomic interval of candidate division WOR-3 bacterium harbors:
- a CDS encoding transcriptional repressor, with product MKKDFQEKLEVLRKKGYFLTSSRLMILEYLSESTSHPTADEIYNALKDRLPSLSKATVYNTLKLFIELGVAREIKVERDKSRFEAKTDPHIHFTCVKCGTVYDIEKKDIVKFPKNIENHKVMFGDLLLYGICSSCQKKESF from the coding sequence ATGAAAAAGGATTTTCAGGAGAAACTTGAAGTTTTAAGGAAGAAAGGTTATTTTTTGACCTCTTCAAGGTTAATGATTCTTGAATATTTGAGTGAAAGTACTTCTCATCCTACTGCTGATGAAATATATAATGCATTGAAAGATAGGCTCCCATCCCTCTCAAAGGCTACTGTTTACAATACTCTTAAACTATTTATTGAACTGGGAGTAGCAAGAGAAATCAAGGTTGAAAGGGATAAATCAAGATTTGAAGCAAAAACAGACCCCCATATTCACTTTACATGTGTTAAATGTGGAACAGTTTATGATATTGAAAAAAAGGATATAGTTAAATTTCCTAAAAATATAGAAAATCACAAAGTAATGTTTGGTGATCTTTTGCTATACGGAATTTGCTCATCTTGCCAGAAAAAGGAAAGTTTCTAA
- the sfsA gene encoding DNA/RNA nuclease SfsA has protein sequence MPEKGKFLRRINRFVTFVEFKKKKVKAYLANSGRLKEVLTEGAECLLEKGKGKIPYKLIAVKKDDVWVSVDSHLPNKFFYELYKRKEIDFLRKARFLSREFKIDGERIDFLFIRGKKRIFLEIKSCTLVEQGIAIFPDAPTIRGKRHLDLLSKLKENGDDAYIVFIVQRKDAKSFAPNSFTHFDFSKSLYRAMEKGVKVYLIVANFNDKKMKLEKIFIRKLDIFEILVNEYHLWRYPEVFIDYKKLKKNSFYLDFKGETCFHCSFEENFFDFIYFAKERGINLDPIKIESNIGHLIAKVRKT, from the coding sequence TTGCCAGAAAAAGGAAAGTTTCTAAGAAGAATTAACAGGTTTGTTACATTTGTAGAATTTAAAAAAAAGAAGGTAAAGGCTTATCTTGCTAATTCAGGAAGATTAAAAGAAGTTTTAACTGAAGGGGCGGAATGTTTGCTTGAGAAAGGTAAGGGAAAGATTCCCTACAAGTTAATTGCAGTTAAGAAGGATGATGTATGGGTTTCAGTTGATTCTCATCTTCCCAATAAATTTTTTTATGAACTTTATAAAAGAAAAGAAATTGATTTTTTAAGAAAAGCAAGATTTCTTTCAAGAGAGTTTAAAATAGATGGTGAAAGGATTGATTTTTTATTTATAAGAGGTAAAAAAAGAATTTTTCTTGAAATAAAGTCCTGTACACTTGTTGAACAAGGTATAGCTATTTTTCCTGATGCTCCTACTATAAGGGGTAAAAGGCATCTTGATTTACTATCAAAATTAAAGGAAAATGGAGATGATGCTTACATAGTTTTTATTGTTCAGAGAAAGGATGCAAAAAGTTTTGCTCCCAATTCCTTTACTCATTTTGATTTTTCAAAAAGTTTATATAGAGCTATGGAAAAGGGAGTGAAGGTATATCTTATTGTTGCAAATTTTAATGATAAAAAAATGAAACTTGAAAAGATTTTTATAAGAAAACTTGATATTTTTGAAATTCTTGTTAATGAGTATCATTTATGGCGATATCCTGAAGTTTTTATTGATTATAAAAAGCTAAAAAAAAATTCCTTTTACCTTGATTTTAAAGGGGAAACTTGTTTTCACTGTTCCTTTGAGGAAAATTTTTTTGATTTTATTTATTTTGCAAAAGAAAGAGGTATAAATTTAGATCCTATTAAAATTGAAAGTAACATAGGTCATTTAATTGCAAAAGTAAGAAAAACTTAA
- the surE gene encoding 5'/3'-nucleotidase SurE: MDKLKILLVNDDGIEAEGLRRALKILKNFGEVIVVAPSEERSGSSHSISLRKNIKVNKIRENFYSVDGTPVDCVLVAMEAILEEKPQLLVSGINYGFNLGEDTFYSGTLAAAREGYLYDLPSIAFSVGPYNEPCYEGGEYYLDLILRKIIESKVYKNKFLLNINLYDLKIEEIKGIKVTKLGKRHYLNPIEKVDENIYKIGGKLRLIPEEGTDVKAVLEHFVSVTPLTLDTTDIELIKKLKKILE, encoded by the coding sequence ATGGATAAACTCAAAATTCTCCTTGTTAATGATGATGGAATAGAGGCAGAGGGTTTAAGAAGGGCTTTAAAGATTTTAAAGAATTTTGGGGAAGTTATTGTTGTAGCTCCATCAGAAGAAAGATCGGGTTCAAGCCATTCAATTTCTTTAAGGAAAAATATAAAAGTTAATAAAATAAGGGAAAATTTTTATTCTGTTGATGGAACCCCTGTAGATTGTGTTTTAGTTGCTATGGAAGCAATTTTAGAGGAGAAACCTCAACTTCTTGTTTCGGGAATAAATTATGGATTTAATCTTGGGGAGGATACATTTTATTCAGGGACTCTTGCAGCTGCAAGGGAAGGTTATCTTTATGATCTTCCTTCAATAGCCTTTTCAGTTGGTCCATATAATGAGCCTTGTTATGAAGGAGGTGAATATTATCTTGATTTAATTTTAAGAAAAATAATTGAGAGTAAAGTTTACAAAAATAAATTTTTATTAAATATAAACTTATATGATTTAAAAATTGAAGAAATAAAGGGAATTAAGGTTACAAAACTTGGGAAAAGACACTATTTAAATCCAATTGAGAAAGTTGATGAAAATATTTACAAAATTGGTGGTAAATTGAGACTAATTCCTGAGGAGGGAACAGATGTAAAGGCTGTTCTTGAGCATTTTGTGAGTGTAACTCCTTTAACACTTGATACAACTGATATAGAGTTAATAAAAAAATTAAAAAAAATACTTGAATAA
- a CDS encoding flippase-like domain-containing protein, which yields MKIVEREKVKKGIRLLFLIFFISFIFVFFHSFSKLDIQYFKNIKIFFLFLLILSSLFYIIFAGLSISFASFSFNKKVNPSFSIEILLSGYFLASITPFGSGGLPYQLFLLSRKKLSLGEGTFILYIFAFFKYLFLFSSLVLNLKFLTINKNAYIRMIFSYIILLIILMFIILLFLFIFPEEKLKFFPLKFEGNFKKILFFLFNELFNFKRVFIVFLKNPNYFLLSLLFAFKSFLSLVLIIPLIFFALGVKIEFFKIFLVSSFIYVLLLFSPSPGGIGYAEIISFFLISKNLESSLIPLIVFLWRFFSFYIFAFSGAFFILWRISKWKL from the coding sequence ATGAAAATTGTTGAAAGGGAAAAAGTTAAAAAAGGAATAAGATTATTATTTTTAATTTTTTTTATTTCTTTTATTTTTGTTTTTTTTCATTCTTTTTCTAAACTGGATATTCAATATTTTAAAAACATAAAAATTTTCTTTTTGTTTTTATTAATTTTATCTTCCCTTTTTTATATAATTTTTGCTGGTTTAAGTATAAGTTTTGCCTCCTTTTCCTTTAATAAAAAAGTTAATCCTTCATTTTCTATTGAGATTCTTCTTTCAGGATATTTTCTTGCTTCAATAACACCATTTGGTTCAGGAGGTCTTCCCTATCAACTTTTTTTACTTTCAAGAAAAAAATTATCTCTCGGTGAAGGTACTTTTATTTTATATATTTTTGCATTTTTTAAATATTTATTTTTATTTAGCTCTTTAGTTTTAAACTTAAAATTTTTAACAATTAATAAGAATGCTTATATAAGAATGATTTTTTCTTATATAATTTTACTTATAATTTTGATGTTTATTATTCTTTTATTTCTTTTTATTTTTCCAGAAGAAAAACTAAAATTCTTTCCCCTTAAATTTGAAGGGAATTTTAAAAAAATACTTTTTTTCCTTTTTAATGAACTTTTCAATTTTAAAAGGGTTTTCATTGTATTTTTGAAAAATCCTAATTATTTCTTATTATCCCTTTTATTTGCCTTTAAAAGTTTTTTAAGTCTTGTTTTAATTATACCTTTAATTTTTTTTGCTCTTGGAGTAAAAATAGAATTTTTTAAAATTTTTTTAGTTTCATCTTTTATATATGTGCTTTTACTTTTTTCTCCTTCACCTGGTGGAATTGGTTATGCTGAAATAATATCTTTCTTTTTAATCTCAAAAAATCTGGAAAGTTCTCTTATTCCCCTGATTGTGTTTTTGTGGAGATTTTTTTCTTTTTACATTTTTGCATTTTCAGGTGCTTTTTTTATATTATGGAGAATATCAAAATGGAAACTTTAA
- a CDS encoding glycerol-3-phosphate acyltransferase — METLIFSLTGYLIGSIPFSYIIGKLKGVDIRKVGTFNVGGSNVSRTLGFKYGFLAFILDFLKGVISALIPKFLGFAPFYSFLSGFAASFGHAYPIFLKFQGGRGIATSLGFLLILFPKETLIFLLIFSPLFFIKEVALYIIIFIFSISLYIFLKFREFSFLPLIFFIFIVYRRVQFVYGDLKSGRGFLKSFINRFLFDAPEKRKF; from the coding sequence ATGGAAACTTTAATATTTTCCCTTACGGGTTATTTAATTGGCTCAATTCCTTTTTCTTATATTATAGGCAAATTAAAGGGAGTTGATATAAGAAAGGTTGGAACTTTTAATGTTGGTGGTTCAAATGTATCAAGGACCCTTGGTTTTAAATATGGTTTTTTGGCTTTTATTCTTGATTTCTTAAAAGGGGTAATTTCTGCTTTAATCCCGAAATTTTTGGGTTTTGCTCCTTTTTATTCCTTTTTATCAGGTTTTGCTGCGAGTTTTGGGCATGCTTACCCTATTTTCCTTAAATTTCAAGGTGGAAGGGGTATTGCTACATCCCTTGGTTTTCTTCTTATTTTATTTCCAAAAGAGACTTTAATTTTTTTATTAATTTTTTCACCTTTATTCTTTATAAAAGAGGTTGCTCTTTATATAATTATATTTATTTTTTCTATTTCTCTTTATATTTTTTTAAAATTTAGGGAATTTTCTTTTTTACCTTTAATTTTTTTCATTTTTATTGTTTATAGGAGAGTTCAGTTTGTTTACGGTGATTTAAAAAGTGGGAGGGGATTTTTAAAAAGTTTTATTAACAGGTTTTTATTTGATGCACCTGAAAAAAGGAAATTTTAA